From the Gordonia bronchialis DSM 43247 genome, one window contains:
- a CDS encoding DUF4166 domain-containing protein, with the protein MTPVFMQALGSDFDRLHPNLAWRYSIDSTSGVALNGHGMYESVYINSALTPPVIRYYGNRAAMPARTSRMVPFTEEHYCYRDELGRECLAMLRTFEYSNGTKKLNSVKVPASSGIVDFFGDGPELLYPVELSVNSRGDLLMESGPLRWLGKGPKLGMRGLFGAQMRYMEGWDEKNDRFRCDATVRNPVIGEILHFRGWFTTADRLCTLQDIPDEAWTENLIDRES; encoded by the coding sequence ATGACGCCGGTGTTCATGCAGGCTCTGGGGTCGGATTTCGACCGCCTGCATCCGAATCTGGCGTGGCGCTACAGCATCGACTCGACATCGGGTGTCGCGCTCAACGGGCACGGCATGTACGAGTCGGTGTACATCAATTCCGCACTCACCCCGCCGGTCATCCGCTACTACGGCAACCGCGCGGCCATGCCGGCGCGCACCAGCCGCATGGTGCCCTTCACCGAGGAGCACTACTGCTATCGCGACGAACTCGGACGCGAGTGCCTCGCGATGTTGCGGACCTTCGAGTACTCGAATGGGACCAAGAAACTCAACTCGGTCAAGGTGCCGGCCAGTTCGGGCATCGTCGACTTCTTCGGTGACGGTCCCGAATTGTTGTATCCCGTCGAACTGTCGGTGAACAGCCGTGGCGATCTGCTGATGGAGAGCGGCCCGCTGCGCTGGCTGGGCAAGGGACCCAAACTCGGGATGCGCGGCCTGTTCGGCGCGCAGATGCGCTACATGGAGGGCTGGGACGAGAAGAACGATCGTTTCCGCTGCGACGCGACGGTCCGCAACCCCGTGATCGGCGAGATCCTGCATTTCCGGGGCTGGTTCACCACCGCCGACCGCCTGTGCACCCTGCAGGACATCCCCGACGAGGCGTGGACCGAGAATCTGATCGACCGGGAGAGCTGA
- a CDS encoding SRPBCC family protein: protein MAVSAKTEFDVAAPPAVVMEVLMDIESLPEWSGPHKEAEILSEHEDGRPDQVRMVVTAAGISDEQTCNYEWTDTTCEWHLVESNQLSQQHGKYTVSETDKGAHVEFVLEVDLKIKLPGLIVKRAQKMAVDTAKKGLTAEVERRASA, encoded by the coding sequence ATGGCTGTCTCCGCGAAAACCGAATTCGACGTCGCCGCACCCCCCGCCGTGGTGATGGAGGTGTTGATGGACATCGAGTCCCTCCCGGAATGGTCGGGACCGCACAAGGAAGCGGAGATCCTCTCCGAGCACGAGGACGGTCGCCCCGACCAGGTGCGCATGGTCGTCACCGCCGCCGGCATCTCCGACGAGCAGACGTGCAACTACGAGTGGACCGACACCACCTGCGAGTGGCACCTCGTCGAGTCCAATCAGCTCAGTCAGCAACACGGCAAGTACACGGTCAGCGAAACCGACAAGGGCGCCCACGTGGAGTTCGTGCTCGAGGTGGACCTCAAGATCAAACTGCCCGGTCTGATCGTCAAGCGCGCGCAGAAGATGGCCGTCGACACCGCGAAGAAGGGGCTCACCGCAGAGGTGGAGCGCCGCGCGTCGGCCTGA